The following DNA comes from Paraburkholderia phytofirmans PsJN.
GTCTGACCGGACATGCCGCCGAGCCGGACGCGCTGCCGGCCTATCGCGCGAAGCTCACGGCGTTCGTCGCGGCCGAGCACGATTCGCCGTATGTCACGCAGGCGCGAGCACGCCTTCGCGACACGCTGCAAGCGCGCGAGGCCGACTTCTCCTGGGGCAAGGCGACGCTCCTCTACGACGATCCCGCCAAGATCACCCGCTCGCCCGGCGACCCGCAGGGACATCTGTTATCGCAGTTCCATGCGTTGAGTGTCGAGCCGGCGAAGGAAGTGCTGATCATCTCGCCGTATTTCGTCCCCGGCAAAAAGGGCGTGGAATGGATGCGCGCGCAAACTCGGCGCGGCGTACGCGTCACGGTGCTGACGAATTCTCTTGCCGCCACCGACGTCGCCGCGGTTCACGCGGGATATCAGCGCTATCGCAAGGATCTGCTCGACGCCGGTGTGCATCTGTATGAGTTGAAGCCTGCGCCGGACGAGGACGCCGGCGAGAAGAAGAAATCGATTCTGGGTTCCTCGAAAGCCTCGCTGCATGCGAAGACCTATGTCTTCGACAGAAGCAGCATCTTTATCGGCTCGATGAATCTCGACCCTCGGTCGATTACGCTCAATACGGAAATCGGCGTGTACTGCGAAAGCGCCCCACTCGCCGCGCAAGTCGCGGATGGCGTCGAGCCGAAGCTCGATCAGCTCGCGTGGCGGCTCGAAACCCGCACGGACGCGAACGGCACGAGCAGGATCGTGTGGATCGACACCGCGCCGGACGGCACAGTCAGGGAACTCGACGAACCTGGTGTGTCGCGCATGAAGCGCGTCGGCATCTGGTTTCTGGGTTTGTTGCCGATCGAG
Coding sequences within:
- a CDS encoding phospholipase D family protein; translated protein: MATFRGLVAVLLITLLSACASLPPQTGRTATHALTDTDSTRLATAFIPQERKHPENSAFHLLPNGVDALLARIVLAETAERTLDLQYYIWHDDLTGRHLADAVLKAADRGVRVRILLDDLGTGADDKVLLAISSHPNIEIRLFNPIANRTFKKLGTALEFSRVNRRMHNKSLIADNQAAILGGRNIGDEYFGASSEVDFGDLDVLTFGPVVHKVSNAFDEFWNSDAAYPIASLTGHAAEPDALPAYRAKLTAFVAAEHDSPYVTQARARLRDTLQAREADFSWGKATLLYDDPAKITRSPGDPQGHLLSQFHALSVEPAKEVLIISPYFVPGKKGVEWMRAQTRRGVRVTVLTNSLAATDVAAVHAGYQRYRKDLLDAGVHLYELKPAPDEDAGEKKKSILGSSKASLHAKTYVFDRSSIFIGSMNLDPRSITLNTEIGVYCESAPLAAQVADGVEPKLDQLAWRLETRTDANGTSRIVWIDTAPDGTVRELDEPGVSRMKRVGIWFLGLLPIESQL